CGGGCGCACAGCTCGTTGCAGCTCTCAGCGATgggctggggcacagccacGCTGGTTTTGGGTGGGCACAGGTCGTAGCAGGACATCTTGGCGTGGGATGCGAGGGTGCTCTGCAAGAGAGGCCAGCGATggtgagggagcagcagaggccaGCGGCCGAGCCACAGAGGggccggggctggagcagggagctgcgAGCAGAAGCGCTTGCACACTTACCCTTGTCCCCGCGGAGGAGAAGGTGGCCAGGGCAGTGCTTGGCCAAGTCTGGCCCCCGCAGGGCTTTTATAGCAGTCCCAGCATtgctcagctccagctggcCCAATCTGCTCAGGGGacactccctgctgctgctgctgctgctgctgctgctgctgctgacagcagggctgtgctgcccctgccccttccTGAGTCAGCAtcccccaggtgccaccccaGCACATCCCGCTGCCCAAGCcatcctctccttcctgccacGTGAGGGACTCGATAGCCGGGATGTCACTCCGGAGTAGACTCCACGGACATCTGGGAGTATTTGGGAAGTCTGGGGCAGGAGTGGAGGGACCAAGCACTGTGTGGGAATCGGTGCGTCACTGGCCAGCGAGGGGGAATCAGAATGCATCTACCTGTAGGCACTGCCCTGGGAGTTCTGCCAGGCTGGGCGCAAAGGACCCTTGTGCCAGGCCTGAGATACATGGGGCAAGGGGCAGAGATGTCCATCTGGCCCAGGCTgattccagccctgccccaccccTTTGGACCATTAACGTTGTTCCTGGAGTCCACACCTGGGTGACATCCCGGCTATCAAATGTCTGATGTGGCAGGAATGAGAAGATGGCTTGGGCAGCGGGATGTGCtggggtggcacctgggggaTGCTgactcagggaggggcaggggccgcacagccctgctgtcagcagcagcagcagcagcagcagcagggagtgtCCCCTGAGCAGATTGGGCCGGCTGGAGCTGAGCAATGCTGGGGCTGCTATAAAAGCCCTGCTAGGGCCAGACTCGGCCAAGCACTGCCCTggccaccttctcctcctcggGGACAAGGGTAAGTGTGCGAGCGCTTCTGCTcgcagctccctgctccagccccggccCCTCTGTGGCTCGGCCGCTGgcctctgctgctctctcaCCATCGCTGGCCTCTCTTGCAGAGCACCCTCGCATCCCACGCCAAGATGTCCTGCTACGACCTGTGCCCACCCAAAACCAGCgtggctgtgccccagcccATCGCTGAGAGCTGCAACGAGCTGTGCGCCCGCCAGTGTCCCGACTCCTCAGCCTTCATCCAGCCGCCCCCCGTGGTGGTCACCTTCCCCggccccatcctcagctccttcccgcAGCAAGCCGTGGTGGGCTCCTCCGGAGCACCGGCCTTTGGcggctccctggggctgggcgGCCTCTACGGCGCCGGCGCCACCCAGGCCTCGGGGGGCCTCTGCACCTTTGGCAGAGCCTACGCTGCTCCCGCCTGCAGCCCTTGCGTCCTGCCCCGCTACAGCAAGAAGCTCTGGGACACCTGCGGGCCCTGCTAGACTCAACTCCCGGGCCTGTTTTATCTGTCAGAAGCAGAGGAATGTAGAATTTGTTTATCCCAATTTTTTCAGCCATTCATCTTTCCTTTAAAGCTTTTCTCTTActcttcttattttctttttctccagtttgAAGATCTCACCCTTAGTGTTCTCTTTTGTAAATTCTGTATCTATTacaatttcagttttctttgcGTCTGTTTGATCTTTCTTGTTTATATCTTTTATATCAACCTCATGTCATATTTGCGTTTATTTTGCTCTGCTTGTTGGCAACTTCATGACTTAaaatttttgcttcattttttcgATTCTCTTTGTACCTCTTTATTTCCCATCCTGCCCTTTGTATTCTCTGTGTGATTTATTCAAGTTGTTCCTGCAATAAATCTTTTGTGCATcaaatttttctgttgttttcatctctttttattttaaatgatgatGACTATTCACTTGAGGTTTTACCAGCTTATAACAGAACTGTTCAACTTCACCATTTCTGGTTGCTTAAAGCTCTGGATGGCCACTGAGAAGCACCTGGGAGCCACTCTGAGAGGAGCAGCCTGCCCTGGATGACACAAAAGGGAAAGtaagagcagggcagggccaggTCTGCCCAAACCCAGCGGCTATGAACAATCTGATCAGGGCTGAGGTTCTTGGCATCTCCTCCCTGCTTTGACTGATGCTGTTACTCAGCCCTGGGATATGCAAGGCCcattaaaacaacaaaacaggCAGCAGAGATCATTACTCAGTGCTTCCAGAGTGCTCTCACAGTCCTTGTTCCTCAGAGGCTCAAGAAAACCTGCAAATAGTGAGGGGTTTTCCTcacaggaacccccaaaataccTTTTGTAGTTCAGAGTGctcttatttttaatacaaagtTGAGAGAGGCAATCACGGACTCATGGAATCATTTGTGTGGAAAGGGATCCTAAAATCACCTTGTTCCAcaccctaccatgggcagggacacctcccactaccccaggttgctccaagccctgtccaacctggccttggacacttccagggatggggaatccatggaatcacctgtgccagggcctccccacgctcacagggaagaatttattcccaatatcccatctaaacctcctccttgtcagtttgaacccattcccccttgtcctggcactccatccTTTGGGAAAAGTCTCTCCCCACGTTCCTTGTAGCCCCTTCAGGTCCTGCAAGGCCACAGttgggtcaccccaaagcttccccttctccaaacaacaatcccagctctcccagccttttctcccagcagagctgctccgtCCCTTGGAtcccatcctggagcctcctctggactctctccagcagctccacgtcctccctgtgtcaggccccagggctggggcagctctgcaggtggggtctcacctgagcggggcagaatccccccctcccctgctgcccacgctggggctcagcccaggacatccccaaatccttctcccagggctgctccagctgctcatccccagcctggatcCATCCTGGGGGGTCTCCCCAGTCCCAGTGCAGCTCCATGGCCTCGTTAAACCTCCTGAGAAGGGAATTCTTTTGCTAAAAcccctggtggcagctctgAAATTCTCCCAGAAAAGCCTTTCGAGCTGCGCGAGGCAGGAGCTTGGGCTGTGGCCTCAGGCAGGTGGGATCCGTGTGTGGGCTGCACATTCCTCCACCCACAAATCCACGTCTCGCTTTGGgcttgggaaaaagggatggAAATTTGCCCTGTCCTGAGATGGAGGTGGTAAATCAAGGGCTGAGCATCACCTGAGCCTTTTCAGGacctgctgtaaaaacagcCACTGCCAGGGCTTCAGGAGGGGCCTGGGGAGCGTCACATGCTCAGgccttttgatgcagcccaggagtAATCAAGGAGTTGGATTTGAAGGGAGTTTGTGCCGAGCCAGGGATGAGGCACAGCTTGTTCTGACTGTGAGATTTGTGTAAAATACAGCTCAAGGCAAGGAAGACACCCCCAGGCTGGGAGATGTGGGAACCACTCAATCCCTTTCTGTGGCTGGAGAATCTtgttttccttcccctgcagcaaATACAGGGAAATTTGTTGGggcaacaaacaaaacacaaacctaAACCCAAATCCTTTATCACCtgcagagaaaattaaaatattgggGTGAACATGGACACCAACAACAAATCTTCAGTGTAGGAATTAAGAGCAGATATTTCATCTCTGGGGGGATTTCTCAGGAATGACAAGAAGGGTCTCTAAAATGCACTGGATACAGGTAAAAACCTAAAAGTTAGAATGAAAGATactggctgtgctgtgaaaaATCACAGATAAAGGGCAAATAATCacaaatgtttctttttgtaTGGAAAGTATAGTTTGAAATAAGACAAATGCAGCAAAGGTGGCATCTTAAACTCACAGAGGATTCAACCACGGATattgaaaggatttttttttaaagaaagaaaagaagagctgCATTAATTATTAACCCTTGACTTCCAATGGCACAAATCATTATTTAATTAACGTAATGGCAGGCACCACCTTGTTTCCTGCACATTAAAGCAGCTGGGGTTGTGTAAGAGTGAAATGTCTAAATCACTCATGTCATACAACACCAAACATTAGCTGGGTTGAACAGCAGATAATGAATGTTTGTGAAATCATTACAAAGTATTTTTCTCAAGAAGGCCCAGAACATGCTTGGTAAGAGATTACACTCATGACATTAAAGAAAAACCTTGATCTGCGTCTTTGATAATTCCTCAAAATTGGACCGTTGTGAATCACAGGACTTGATATGGGAACATTCAACACCACAGACCCTCTTAAAACTGAATTTCATTTCCCACTGAGATTTTTTTAGTTAAACAAAGTGATTTTTATGTGGGATTGATTCCAAACCTTCCTCTCAATGGAAAATTATTGGGGAATTGCTGAGTGTCCTGGATGATCTCAGCAGATATTCATGACCCCTTAAATCCATCTCAGACCAACAAGGTGTCTTTAATTAGGGCTGGACAAGACATTTATTCCTGGGTAGCTCTGGAATAAGATGTTTTCTGCTTCTAATTAATTTATCAGATAATTTTAAAGGGCTGTTAAGGAAAAATGCCCATGTCAGCCAAAGACGAGTCTTACAAAATCTCGGCACAGACAAGCTCATGACAAGGTTGTAAAGGAAGAAGCAACATGTGGAGTCAGCTTAATGAACATGGTAATTCCAGTGAGGTCACTCTAATGATGCCAGGAGTTGCCAGCACCAATTAAGACCCAAGATTAAAGAAATCAGGATGGTGAAACTCCGACATCACACGATAGGAGATTGTGAATGAAATCAGAACTGCCACAAACTCCAAACTTTTGTGACTCAAAGCTGGTAAACAATTTCTTTTAGGCAGAACCCCCAGCCCAAGCAAGATTCCAACCCCTCAGGAATGTTGGGATCCTCTATATAAGCTCCAGTGCCTGGGTTCATCCAGACACTTCTCGCAGCTCGTTCGCCTTGCGAAGCTTGGTGAgtatgaatttttaatttctttctatttatttaaacaGAGCCTGTACCAGAGCAGTTGTAGAAGATCCCTTTAGGAATGCTGAGATTTAGAACAGCTTTACACCATTTCTGTCTGGAATTACTCTTAATGAAACCAGTGGGAAATGTAGGATTTGGAAGCCTGGGTATGAGCACAGAAACTGTGAGAAATTTGAGTGTTCCAAGCCAATTAGCAGCTTTAAAAAGGCACagattaaaacatttatttcagattattattttaatattttataaaattcaAGAAAAGAATTGACACACTTTTCAGGTAGGTTCAGTGGCATTCTGAGAGTCATGATAAACCCTCCTATTTCAAGCAAAGCCACATCTAGATCAGGGCTATTTCCCCACTTTGGGGAAGTTTGTGGGACATGGGACTGAGGTTTTTATATTCTTCAGGGAGTGCATTTCCAGGAGCTGAAAAACAATAATGTGGGGCCAGAACAAAGATCAGTCTGTGGGCTTTAGTCATTCTGGGGATGGTTTTACAAAGGCAGGAATTTTTGATCAAGGTGCTCATTGGGTGCTCACCAGGTTGATCAAGGACGAACATAAAACACGATACAGTGATTTTGAAAATCTCTCTCTAAACTTTCTGCTTTTTATAGTTTAAAGTTCCCCACTTGTGGCAAACCAATCTTCATCCCTGCAAGATGTCCTGCTACGACCTGTGCCCACCCAAAACCAGCgtggctgtgccccagcccATCGCTGAGAGCTGCAACGAGCTGTGCGCCCGCCAGTGTCCCGACTCCTCAGCCTTCATCCAGCCGCCCCCCGTGGTGGTCACCTTCCCCggccccatcctcagctccttcccgcAGCAAGCCATGGTGGGCTCCTCCGGAGCACCGGCCTTTGGcggctccctggggctgggcagccTCTACGGCGCCGGCGCCACCCAGGCCTCGGGGGGCCTCTGCACCTTTGGCAGAGCCTACGCTGCTCCCGCCTGCAGCCCTTGCGTCCTGCCCCGCTACAGCAAGAAGCTCTGGGACACCTGCGGGCCCTGCTAGACCCACCAcagcccagcaccccaaacacccacGCCCGCCTCGGCCCAGCATGGAGAAGTTGAGCTCTGCACAAGCCGCCCtggcctcctgcagcccctgacaCCCGGCCTGGCTGGGGCCTGCCCGCCGTCTCTCTCCCaccctctcctgcccctctgttcACAATAAAGTTTTCCTGCATCCAATTCCTGTCTTTTTGCCTCTATTTTCCCAAATCACAAAGACCCAAGGGCCTTGGCCAACTGAGGAACTCCAGGCACTTCCTCCCTGCGCAAGAGTGAATATTGCCCCCAGAGGAAAATAAGGACAAATGAAAACCAGAGAGGCTTTTGTGCAACACAAACAGGGGTTTATTGTCAGAGAGAAGAGCAACAGAGGAGCGCAGGGAATCCAGGCAAtcgcaggggcagcaggggatGCAGGACTCgtgctctgggagcagggcctCGCTCAGGACCAGGATACAGCAAGGGGATGGAGGGCTCAGGGTATCCCGAGGGGATGGAGGGCTCAGGGTATCCCGAGGGGATGGAGAGCTCAGGGTATCCCGAGGGGATGGAGAGCTCAGGGTATCCCGAAGGGATGGAGGGctcagggcacacctggcacaggagcTCCTGCCCGGTGTCCCCATGGCCCAGGCTGGGCTCCAGGGCTGCCACTGCCCCTGggggctggcactgccagggggGCTTTagaaaaccccacagctcccgCGGCAGGacctgccccatctctggaagccGGGCAGGGAATAGCCCAGGCCCCGGGAGGAGAAGCCGGAGCTGTAGGACCTCCCGCCATTGCCAAAGGAGCCCCCATAGCCCCCGAGGGAGCCCCCATAGCCAATGTCACCTCCATAACCCAGGGAACGGCCATAGCCAAGGGAGCCCCCATATCCAAGGGAGTCCCCatagccctgggagcccccaTAGCCCCCACAGCTTCCCAGGCCAAAGGAGCCCCCATAGCCCCGGGAGCCCCCATATCCAAGGGAGCCCCcatagccctgggagccctcatagccctgggagcccccgTAGCCTGAGAAGCCCCCATAGCCCAGGGAACCTCCATAACCTCCAGAGCCAAAGGAGCCCCCATAGCCTGAGGAGCCCCCATAGCCCAGGGAACCCCCATAACCCCCATAACCTCCCAGCCCAAAGGAGCTCCCGTAGCCCTGGGAGCTCCGGGAACTGAAGGAACGCCCCAACCAGGCTGGGCCCGACGATGCCACAACACTCTCCTGAGGGAAGGTGCTGAGCACGGGGCCTGGGATGGTCACCACCACGGGTGGGGGCTGGATCAGGGCTCTGGAGTCGGGGCACTGCTGCACACACGGCTCGTTGACGCTCTCGGCGATGGGCTGAGGGCAGCTCACCCCACAGGACTCGCTGGAGCAGGACATTCTTCTGTGCTGGGAGGCTGCAACACACACCAGGAAACAGATTTCAGATCCAGAAATTTCCACCTGACTCTGCCTGtgctttccaaaggaaattttGAGGGCTCAGAGTTCATTGCCTTCGAAATCTGACCTTTTTCTGACCACAAAAATCACATTCTAGACTCTGCTGTCAGGATCCCTGAGATGTCACTCACTGATGAAGACGTCTGGTGTAATCTCTGGTGATTCCCACACTAATTATACCGTGACAAGTCTCCTTTCATCTCTTTATAAATTTATTAAGAGCAGCTGAAATCTAGCAACGTATCTATAACAAGTTAAGAAGTTTCAGATACAAACCAGCAGTTTTTATCATTTCATATTCCTTCCCAAGTATCCCTCAGCTTCCAAACCAAAAATTTACCCTTCTTGAAGAAATATTCCCACAAGGTGGGAATGATcactcaaatatttttaaattttatagtCATGCACTGGAACTAAAATGCCTGGGAAATGGTTATTCCAGGTGGCATGGTAAGAACTTACATTTTATTCTCTAAC
The nucleotide sequence above comes from Aphelocoma coerulescens isolate FSJ_1873_10779 chromosome 25, UR_Acoe_1.0, whole genome shotgun sequence. Encoded proteins:
- the LOC138098696 gene encoding scale keratin-like, whose protein sequence is MSCYDLCPPKTSVAVPQPIAESCNELCARQCPDSSAFIQPPPVVVTFPGPILSSFPQQAVVGSSGAPAFGGSLGLGGLYGAGATQASGGLCTFGRAYAAPACSPCVLPRYSKKLWDTCGPC
- the LOC138098718 gene encoding scale keratin-like, whose protein sequence is MSCYDLCPPKTSVAVPQPIAESCNELCARQCPDSSAFIQPPPVVVTFPGPILSSFPQQAMVGSSGAPAFGGSLGLGSLYGAGATQASGGLCTFGRAYAAPACSPCVLPRYSKKLWDTCGPC
- the LOC138098579 gene encoding scale keratin-like, whose translation is MSCSSESCGVSCPQPIAESVNEPCVQQCPDSRALIQPPPVVVTIPGPVLSTFPQESVVASSGPAWLGRSFSSRSSQGYGSSFGLGGYGGYGGSLGYGGSSGYGGSFGSGGYGGSLGYGGFSGYGGSQGYEGSQGYGGSLGYGGSRGYGGSFGLGSCGGYGGSQGYGDSLGYGGSLGYGRSLGYGGDIGYGGSLGGYGGSFGNGGRSYSSGFSSRGLGYSLPGFQRWGRSCRGSCGVF